In a genomic window of Dermochelys coriacea isolate rDerCor1 chromosome 11, rDerCor1.pri.v4, whole genome shotgun sequence:
- the XIRP2 gene encoding xin actin-binding repeat-containing protein 2, whose product MEKAPQASVGAEVAKEEPRDGRRRLERFPIPWEELRSRFEAPSGAAAGVRQEVETERSLHSPTFKNQPGSHSIISVKDSDVKGGKTFFDKMSSENGQNNSSEAVASGHKPVSGFSEESTNWSYSVDFQDCVSLKERMAMYQAAVSKVERSSSSANAIEESETCTVPGGLASVKKQFEKWETASSQKTIDQHQYEHKSVQEMTSSSQLTVSSCSREAEQNEVTSKGTQLEAFQTEEVSYVEQSTPQTSQASNFIQHIDETEVNATMNAEIPKISTQFLKQHFEKTAKEKALLSDRETATPAKHTKIENEFQETVWPSAVGFSSTATASASRVHETPVTQKTEYGTAALTAYTNSPKYGSTEEFPPPSPPKILQVPSEMKEFSQSPEPSTSPAKPTIPKDLYSKQRNLYELKRLYKHIHPELRKNLEKEYFNEVSDIVSSKVEIGSSVSGDVQQTRYVFENTGNRPQKCMSPEREYLEWDEILKGEVQSMRWVFENQPLDSIKDESPELSNIKSIADQEIIAGGDVKYTTWMFETQPIDALGTHSSNSAENTDKIPDLSRGDVRTATWMFETQPLDSMNKIHQDNEQDETFIKEITGGDVKTVRYMFETQHLDKLGQLYSVDEVNLLQLKSELKEIKGDVKRSIKHFETQPMYVIKDILGQILEIKTVHREDIEKGDVRTARWMFETQPLDKINKDSVEIKVVRGISMEESIKGGVYKAKWVFETQPLDTIKEDSEVSVTKKEAILGADVCRKCWIFETQPLDTLKDNDDPTHLPPEEIIGGDVSTTKHLFETLPMDALKDSPDIGKLQKVVATEEEKGDVRHQKWIFETKPLEQIREERKEFITTVKLEEVDRGDVSSCKHIFESSNLSKYDESHKIHVEGIRRGTVELNKALFETTPLYAIQDSLGKYHEVKTIRQEEVLRGDVRSCRWLFETRPVDQFDESIKKIQIIKGISSQEVESGDVKTAKWLFETQPLDSIKYFSNMESEESKTEQTTDIIKGDVKMCRWLFETQPMESLYDKVEIVTDSEEVHKGDVKTCTWLFETQRLDAIKDESETRVKLHTVNQEDIQGSDVRTACFLFETENLENIQGEEEKEFKRVVEIDIQPGDVSTMKYKFENQSLDSIHFSSGEVLEKIKTVKSEDIQKGNVLHCRWLFENHSIDAIKENQEDGRLVRTVTDIHGGNVRKGCFIFETFSLDQIKDGSADTTTKKTISEEITKGDVKNYRMLFETQPLYAIQDKEGYYHEVTTVKKEEVIHGDVRGTRWLFETKPLGSINEPDNVYVIRAVTQEDIQKGDVSSVRYRFETRPLDKISDDEKLIVPTIDNVQGGDVKANKQLFESERLNKGMYVRTVSVSETQRGNVKTSTWLFETHTVDEIRGEGSEYKEVKTVTKEDVQEGDVQHAVWLFENQPLDSIQETDESEIKITREEIPQSDVKTTTWLFETTPFHEFNENKVEKQEIIGKSIKETLKELYSHKVIEYHGIILEADEIGDVRMTKYKLMNQETPEIQKEDIIRGDLGNIMMNLLSKRSTTKREITINEDEKGNVNLTKAQLLTRSTDVHVEKEEIVKGDIQQAIKNLFSQDGSVKRGILIQENERGDINMTLYSLLHKRADNKIQHGEVIGGDVKHTIHNLLSSTMNNEISQRAKIDDSERGNVQFFTTCIESGALDYLKLLQTGSIETITTRKQEEEEEEEKKEIIGGDVEGTKLLLKKQKFQIQRTVNETDIIPGDVANAVKIFMTEPQNSSCHVHKQGITKGDLKASLNALSQAINQTTVTEKEEIIKADILTILKSLKETEKPDVIPGDIKQAIESLEKEITTKMEVLKKEVVRGDLESTLRSLKEAQQSFKRVNTEDVIRGDIQTGEQNILEDSAEKKMVQLQVSGHGDIKSTIQTQHIAKHQSNRSHNLQQNVKSVHEHHEETHAENETFLKEGRQGNGKIHLEQEQSTESIDVDKKHTESLSNSQHMVIKKVDESMDKSRVQGNVKKEAKHVTSQSSFHGKVKRDVRTEKSETCRALKRDSTTSGVQSIEKIAEKKQNLLHEHKDNEYSNLSCQKETTQKAKMSTDVDCSKSRTTQQPIKMPASGISKATGHFLKQETKQAQHSRGVFAENEINVQLGQAVVSMTAEQNINNKQEVKVTQEVLNKFKETERKQKRDVHQKNKKPVGQFIGKTKVEPAKSDFQFAAKNPLNPAKNAVGKDKPEIDSSSPPPPSPPPPPPPPSVASSEIEFPLPPPPPPLMMPSDRHMFSSPPSPIDKTKTEFDHFPPPPPPIDDKSESEFLPPLPLPLPLPPPPLVIFPTSQPKQKKEHFPKYPEQSLPEPLQFNARAKTSSGKPAGVPSSNKFLKMQSSKGLDINKSKTPPKIELTVLQTHREMDITTAVGESKNSTALVNVVSHEQKQETTDTKTEGIKRPSSVSEVINPPPKALQETPLAKKRVVFPLKRSPSLPVEPTQIKPKPYVRKFKTPLMIAEEKYRQQREEMEKVQVKRFCHETARTNCETWGSPVQTESVNCVPFQKSSKQDQSPLQGSVPSVTPQKTTPSDSDFQVSLQARGSQGKQLSASSLISSATEQLQNILETSAEDHIRKKVLQGSKDLTKHNLSCQMEQIHQECTLQKAEQLKTVEQLHVSKNKIISPHFKVKTIKLPIVDQSLHETHKDSETHKKQQETNVQNVVKQQNREKQREDISTNTRKKQSVAKEYHQKHVDGKVLREKPPLEHIENMQEVSLKDGSQVKQKLINEKETEKGEFKHEKVSMAKVVNQGQVLVCPKEEKVTIPEKQDQFKNKSTEKIVKQKVIDIRHDSQTQIVQKNACVSENKDQNKKLSQQYNNLQESECVKDKGIQLKQVLMKKTDPKQEITQSKPLFSSPSKGSQLNDEKFAVDILEFLRKREELQQVLSRVKEFEAEPNKNGMKAFQTFLNNIPVWLIDQERKKNILHIATENNLERMTEELSNIKDQAVKILASCEDMIQTAMLATKTVKSRNNSVSSGGLSQKISKISIGSNRRDSHQMKEVIKDESVHHEIIQQSNGIKQTEFRTSSQALKMRSPSPTYITIESKQTESPLKEALSSSSIQRENIPVPPPPRRSATPTSTIRRPASSPSPPRSRSEQLAKLKGTTAKLSQGVTQHWSVTSVPVVEKRSEIVKSPATLRRQIKIETHAMMEPLSSAMINESQVTAGTVKDIKETREENRKAEKNNNNIHQDPVNIPECLKPHTVSFKVPKIDQSGLTRRFEASEQIRRTKKEPVTVVERVDYESVDEMDMLLGKSEDNPGFDVKSKKRVFERGGMNSKIKQDRDTFSKDEFGLTSLENQKQKDTFRNSPYRQPRDPEERISYKQKQCADKEHSFEPLVCLEAKCHTDHASGLGRFANTVTESRIATSTSQSADGMQSGFGFKHAPPTYEDVISGHILDISAADSPEELLRNFQKTWQESERVFNSLGYTVSDASEAEVRSSFHQESAFISETATSGQGNMHTLSKESLSNGMSSCQQANLS is encoded by the exons GAGATGACAAGTAGTAGTCAGCTCACAGTATCAAGCTGCAGCAGAGAAGCTGAACAGAATGAAGTGACCTCCAAAGGAACTCAGTTGGAAGCCTTTCAAACAGAAGAG GTTTCTTACGTTGAACAATCTACCCCTCAGACAAGCCAGGCTTCTAATTTCATTCAACATATTGATGAAACAG AAGTCAATGCAACTATGAATGCAGAAATCCCAAAGATTTCaacacagtttttaaaacaacactTTGAAAAGACAGCCAAGGAAAAAGCTCTTCTCTCAGACAGAGAGACTGCAACACCTGCAAAGCATACTAAG ATTGAAAATGAGTTCCAAGAAACTGTATGGCCTTCTGCAGTGGGCTTCTCTTCTACTGCCACTGCTTCAGCAAGTAGAGTACACGAAACTCCTGTGACACAAAAAACAGAATATGGAACTGCTGCTCTTACAGCTTACACCAACTCCCCTAAATATGGAAGCACAGAAGagtttccccctccttccccaccaaaaATACTACAAGTGCCATCAGAAATGAAAGAGTTTTCCCAGTCCCCTGAACCGTCCACCTCTCCAGCAAAGCCCACAATCCCCAAAGATTTATATTCAAAGCAAAGAAATTTATATGAATTAAAACGTTTATACAAACATATTCACCCCGAATTAAGAAAGAATTtagaaaaagaatattttaatgaagtttctGATATTGTTTCTAGTAAGGTTGAAATAGGCAGCTCTGTGTCAGGAGATGTACAGCAAACCAGATATGTCTTTGAAAACACTGGTAATAGGCCTCAGAAGTGTATGAGCCCTGAGAGAGAATACCTAGAATGGGATGAAATCCTAAAAGGAGAGGTTCAGTCTATGAGATGGGTCTTTGAGAACCAGCCTTTGGATTCAATCAAAGATGAATCTCCTGAACTGAGCAACATTAAAAGCATAGCAGATCAAGAAATCATTGCAGGTGGAGATGTAAAATATACTACCTGGATGTTTGAAACACAACCGATTGATGCCCTGGGTACACATTCTTCAAACTCCGCAGAAAATACAGACAAAATTCCAGATTTATCTAGAGGAGATGTCCGTACAGCCACGTGGATGTTTGAAACTCAGCCATTAGATTCAATGAATAAAATTCATCAAGACAATGAACAAGATGAAACTTTCATTAAAGAAATTACCGGAGGTGATGTCAAAACTGTGAGGTACATGTTTGAAACCCAGCATCTGGATAAACTTGGGCAGCTATACTCAGTGGATGAAGTTAACTTGCTGCAGCTCAAATCTGAGCTTAAAGAGATTAAAGGAGATGTGAAGAGAAGCATAAAGCATTTTGAAACTCAACCAATGTATGTTATTAAAGACATCTTAGGTCAAATATTGGAGATTAAAACTGTTCACCGAGAAGACATTGAAAAAGGAGATGTTAGAACAGCACGTTGGATGTTTGAAACGCAGCCCCTAGATAAGATTAACAAAGATTCTGTGGAAATTAAAGTTGTTCGTGGAATCTCTATGGAGGAAAGCATCAAAGGTGGTGTGTACAAGGCAAAGTGGGTGTTTGAAACACAACCTTTGGATACTATCAAGGAGGACTCAGAAGTATCTGTCACTAAGAAGGAAGCTATTCTAGGGGCTGATGTCTGTAGAAAATGCTGGATTTTTGAGACTCAACCTCTTGATACCCTAAAAGATAATGATGACCCAACTCATCTGCCACCTGAAGAAATAATAGGAGGTGATGTAAGCACTACTAAACACTTATTTGAAACACTACCAATGGATGCTTTAAAGGATAGCCCAGATATTGGTAAGCTTCAAAAGGTGGTTGCCACTGAGGAAGAAAAAGGTGATGTGAGACATCAAAAATGGATTTTTGAGACTAAACCCCTTGAACAGATtagagaagaaagaaaggaatttATAACAACAGTAAAACTTGAAGAAGTTGACAGAGGAGATGTGAGTAGCTGCAAACATATATTTGAATCAAGCAATTTAAGTAAATATGATGAATCACATAAAATCCATGTGGAAGGAATAAGGAGAGGAACTGTAGAGTTGAATAAAGCTCTTTTTGAAACAACTCCATTATATGCAATTCAAGATAGTCTTGGGAAATATCATGAAGTTAAAACAATTCGACAAGAAGAAGTTTTAAGAGGTGATGTAAGAAGCTGCAGATGGCTGTTTGAAACAAGGCCTGTTGACCAATTTGATGAGagcattaaaaaaatccagattatCAAAGGAATATCTTCACAAGAAGTAGAATCAGGTGACGTGAAAACAGCTAAATGGTTGTTTGAAACTCAGCCTCTTgattctattaaatattttagcaATATGGAAAGTGAAGAAAGTAAAACAGAACAGACTACAGACATTATTAAAGGAGATGTAAAAATGTGTAGATGGCTGTTTGAAACTCAGCCAATGGAATCACTGTATGACAAGGTTGAGATAGTGACTGACAGTGAAGAGGTACATAAAGGAGATGTCAAAACCTGTACTTGGCTCTTTGAAACCCAGCGGCTTGATGCAATAAAAGATGAATCGGAAACAAGAGTAAAATTACACACCGTGAATCAGGAGGATATTCAAGGAAGTGATGTCCGTACAGCATGTTTCCTTTTTGAGACAGAAAATCTAGAAAATAtacaaggagaagaagaaaaggaattcAAACGAGTAGTGGAAATTGATATCCAGCCTGGGGATGTTTCCACCATGAAATACAAATTTGAAAACCAGTCACTAGATTCCATACATTTCAGTTCAGGGGaagttttggaaaaaattaaaactgtaAAAAGTGAAGATATACAGAAAGGAAATGTTCTACATTGCCGATGGCTTTTTGAAAACCATTCTATTGATGCAATAAAAGAGAACCAAGAAGATGGTAGATTAGTCAGAACTGTTACAGATATACACGGTGGGAATGTAAGAAAAGGCTGCTTTATATTTGAGACATTTTCGTTAGACCAGATTAAAGATGGATCTGCAGATACCACCACCAAGAAAACTATTAGTGAAGAAATAACAAAGGGAGATGTGAAAAACTACAGAATGCTGTTTGAAACCCAGCCACTTTATgcaattcaagacaaagaagggTATTATCATGAAGTGACAACAGttaagaaggaagaagtgatTCATGGAGATGTACGTGGGACTAGATGGTTGTTTGAAACAAAACCTTTAGGATCTATTAATGAACCAGATAATGTGTATGTTATCAGAGCTGTCACCCAGGAAGATATTCAGAAAGGAGATGTGAGCTCTGTCAGATACAGATTTGAAACACGACCACTCGACAAAATTTCAGATGATGAAAAATTAATTGTGCCCACTATTGACAATGTCCAAGGTGGTGATGTGAAGGCCAACAAACAATTATTTGAGTCTGAAAGACTCAATAAAGGCATGTATGTAAGAACAGTAAGTGTCAGTGAAACCCAACGGGGCAATGTTAAAACTTCCACTTGGTTATTTGAAACACACACTGTAGATGAGATTAGAGGAGAAGGGTCAGAGTATAAAGAAGTCAAGACAGTCACAAAGGAAGATGTGCAAGAAGGTGATGTTCAGCATGCTGTGTGGCTTTTTGAAAACCAGCCTTTAGATTCCATTCAGGAAACAGatgaaagtgaaataaaaataaccaGGGAAGAAATTCCTCAGTCAGATGTAAAGACAACAACATGGCTTTTTGAAACGACACCTTTCCATGAATTTAATGAAAATAAGGTTGAAAAGCAAGAAATTATAGGGAAAAGTATCAAAGAAACTTTAAAAGAACTTTACTCTCACAAAGTCATTGAGTATCATGGAATTATCCTTGAGGCAGATGAAATTGGAGATGTCAGAATGACAAAATATAAACTAATGAATCAAGAGACTCCTGAAATACAAAAGGAAGACATTATTAGAGGGGATCTAGGAAACATAATGATGAACCTGTTGTCCAAAAGAAGCACTACCAAAAGAGAAATTACAATAAATGAAGACGAAAAGGGCAATGTCAATTTGACCAAAGCTCAATTATTGACCAGATCAACAGATGTTCATGTTGAAAAAGAAGAGATAGTGAAAGGTGATATACAGCAAGCTATAAAAAACCTGTTTAGTCAGGATGGTTCTGTAAAAAGAGGAATTTTAATTCAGGAAAATGAGAGAGGTGATATTAACATGACACTCTATTCTCTCCTTCACAAAAGGGCTGACAATAAAATCCAGCATGGTGAAGTGATAGGTGGTGATGTGAAACATACTATTCACAACCTTCTGTCTTCCACAATGAATAATGAAATATCCCAAAGAGCTAAAATAGATGATTCAGAGAGAGGCAATGTGCAGTTTTTCACAACATGCATAGAATCCGGAGCTTTGGATTATCTGAAACTACTTCAGACAGGGTCAATTGAAACAATTACAACCAGGaaacaagaggaggaggaagaggaggagaagaaggaaatAATTGGTGGTGATGTAGAAGGCACAAAGCTGTTACTAAAGAAACAGAAGTTTCAGATTCAACGTACAGTTAATGAAACTGACATCATTCCTGGAGATGTGGCTAATGCAGTTAAAATTTTTATGACAGAGCCGCAAAATTCATCTTGTCATGTACATAAACAAGGTATTACAAAAGGTGATTTGAAAGCAAGTTTAAATGCCCTCAGTCAGGCCATAAATCagacaacagttacagaaaaggaagaaattatAAAAGCCGACATTCTCACAATACTGAAGTCTCTTAAAGAAACAGAGAAGCCTGATGTCATCCCTGGTGATATTAAGCAGGCCATTGAGTCCCTTGAAAAAGAAATAACCACAAAAATGGAAGTTCTGAAAAAAGAGGTTGTTCGAGGTGACCTTGAGTCAACATTAAGATCTTTAAAAGAAGCTCAGCAGTCTTTCAAGCGAGTAAACACAGAAGATGTAATCAGAGGAGATATTCAGACTGGTGAACAAAACATCCTAGAAGACtctgcagaaaagaaaatggtacagctTCAAGTAAGTGGTCATGGAGATATAAAAAGCACCATCCAGACACAGCATATAGCCAAGCACCAAAGTAACAGGTCACATAATCTGCAACAGAATGTTAAATCTGTCCATGAACATCATGAGGAAACACATGCTGAGAATGAGACTTTCCTCAAAGAAGGTAGACAAGGTAACGGAAAGATCCATTTAGAACAAGAACAGAGCACTGAGTCAATTGATGTAGATAAAAAACATACAGAAAGTTTATCTAATTCTCAACACATGGTCATCAAAAAAGTGGATGAATCAATGGATAAAAGCAGAGTCCAGGGCAAtgtaaaaaaagaagcaaaacatgTGACCAGCCAGTCTTCTTTCCACGGTAAAGTTAAGAGAGATGTGAGAACAGAGAAATCAGAGACATGTAGAGCTTTGAAAAGGGACAGCACCACCAGTGGTGTGCAGTCCATCGAAAAAATAGCTGAAAAGAAACAGAATCTACTTCATGAGCATAAAGACAATGAATATTCCAACCTAAGCTGTCAGAAGGAGACAACACAAAAGGCAAAAATGTCAACTGATGTTGATTGCTCCAAATCCAGAACTACACAACAACCAATTAAAATGCCAGCTAGTGGGATTTCTAAGGCCACTGGCCATTTTCTaaagcaagaaacaaaacaagctcAGCATTCTAGAGGGGTTTttgcagaaaatgaaataaatgttcaGCTGGGGCAAGCTGTAGTTTCCATGACAGCAGAACAGAATATAAACAACAAACAAGAAGtaaaagtcacacaggaagtactCAATAAATTTAAAGAAACTGAAAGGAAGCAAAAGAGAGATGTTCATCAGAAAAATAAGAAACCTGTAGGACAGTTTATAGGGAAGACTAAAGTGGAACCTGCTAAATCAGACTTCCAATTTGCAGCGAAAAATCCTCTAAATCCAGCCAAGAATGCTGTGGGGAAAGATAAGCCAGAAATAGATTCCTCATCTCCTCCAccaccatcacctcctcctcctccaccaccaccatcagTAGCATCATCTGAAATTGAATTTCCTctgccacctcctccacctccattAATGATGCCATCTGATAGACATATGTTTTCTTCACCTCCATCACCTATTGACAAGACCAAAACTGAGTTTGatcattttcctcctcccccaccaccgatagatgacaaatctgaaagTGAgtttctgccccctctccctctaCCACTCCcgctcccgcccccacccctggtGATTTTTCCTACTTCTCAACCAAAGCAAAAGAAAGAACATTTTCCAAAATATCCAGAACAGTCACTGCCTGAGCCACTGCAATTTAATGCTAGGGCTAAAACATCATCAGGTAAACCAGCTGGGGTTCCATCTTCAAATAAATTCCTCAAAATGCAGTCTTCTAAGGGGCTAGACATTAACAAGTCTAAAACGCCTCCAAAAATTGAACTAACTGTTCTTCAGACACACAGAGAAATGGATATTACCACAGCAGTAGGAGAAAGCAAAAATTCCACAGCTCTAGTGAACGTGGTTAGCCATGAACAGAAACAGGAGACAACTGATACAAAAACAGAAGGGATAAAAAGGCCATCATCTGTTTCAGAAGTGATTAATCCTCCACCCAAAGCTCTGCAAGAGACACCGCTGGCCAAGAAAAGAGTGGTCTTTCCTCTTAAAAGATCTCCTTCCCTTCCAGTAGAGCCAACACAAATAAAACCTAAACCTTATGTCAGAAAATTTAAAACCCCTTTAATGATTGCTGAAGAAAAATATAGACAGCAaagggaggagatggagaaagTGCAAGTCAAAAGATTTTGTCATGAGACTGCCAGAACAAACTGCGAGACTTGGGGAAGTCCAGTTCAAACAGAGTCAGTAAATTGTGTACCATTTCAAAAATCAAGCAAGCAGGATCAATCTCCTTTACAAGGTTCAGTTCCCTCTGTAACGCCACAAAAAACGACACCCTCTGATTCTGACTTTCAAGTCAGTTTACAAGCAAGAGGATCTCAAGGTAAACAACTGTCTGCATCATCATTAATATCATCAGCTACTGAGCAGcttcaaaacattttagaaacctCAGCAGAAGATCACATTAGAAAAAAAGTACTGCAAGGTTCAAAGGATCTTACAAAACATAATTTATCTTGTCAAATGGAACAAATCCATCAAGAATGTACTTTGCAGAAGGCAGAGCAGCTGAAGACTGTGGAGCAGTTGCACGTGtccaaaaataaaattatctCCCCTCATTTCAAAGTTAAAACTATCAAGCTTCCAATTGTAGATCAAAGCTTACATGAAACACACAAAGATTCTGAGACTCACAAAAAACAACAGGAAACTAATGTTCAAAATGTTGTCAAACAACAAAATCGGGAAAAACAGAGAGAAGACATAAGTACTAACACTAGGAAAAAACAAAGTGTTGCAAAAGAATATCACCAGAAGCATGTTGATGGAAAGGTGCTGAGAGAAAAACCACCTTTAGAACACATAGAGAATATGCAAGAAGTAAGCCTAAAAGATGGCAGTCaagtgaaacaaaaattaattaatgagaaagaaacagaaaaaggagAATTCAAGCACGAGAAAGTCTCAATGGCTAAAGTAGTAAATCAGGGCCAGGTATTAGTTtgtccaaaagaagaaaaagtaacaATTCCAGAAAAACAAGATCAGTTTAAGAATAAATCAACAGAGAAAATAGTCAAGCAAAAAGTAATTGATATACGTCATGACTCGCAGACTCAAATTGTTCAAAAGAATGCATGTGTTTCTGAAAATAAAGATCAAAATAAAAAGTTATCCCAGCAATATAATAATCTGCAAGAAAGCGAATGTGTCAAAGACAAGGGCATACAACTAAAACAAGTCCTTATGAAGAAGACAGATCCAAAACAAGAGATTACACAGAGCAAACCTTTATTTTCTTCTCCATCAAAAGGATCTCAGCTGAACGATGAAAAATTTGCAGTAGATATATTAGAATTCTTAAGGAAACGGGAGGAACTGCAGCAAGTTTTGTCAAGAGTGAAAGAGTTTGAAGCTGAGCCAAATAAAAATGGCATGAAAGcatttcagacatttttaaataatatcccAGTATGGCTTATagaccaagaaagaaagaaaaatatacttCATATTGCAACAGAAAATAATTTAGAAAGGATGACAGAAGAGCTATCAAATATTAAAGATCAAGCAGTCAAAATACTAGCCTCATGTGAAGACATGATCCAGACAGCTATGTTGGCCACAAAAACAGTGAAATCCAGAAATAACTCTGTTAGTTCTGGAGGCTTGtcacagaaaatatcaaaaatcaGTATTGGCTCCAACAGAAGAGATTCACATCAAATGAAAGAGGTTATAAAAGACGAATCAGTGCACCATGAAATTATACAGCAGTCCAATGGAATCAAACAGACAGAATTCAGAACTTCTTCTCAAGCATTAAAAATGCGATCGCCATCACCTACTTATATAACAATTGAATCTAAACAGACAGAATCTCCTCTGAAGGAAGCACTCTCTTCATCTTCCATCCAGAGAGAAAATATTCCTGTTCCTCCCCCACCACGCAGATCTGCAACACCAACATCTACAATTCGAAGGccagcctcttccccctctcctccaaggAGCCGTTCTGAACAACTGGCCAAACTGAAAGGCACGACAGCAAAGCTATCTCAAGGAGTAACACAACACTGGTCAGTAACATCAGTTCCAGTTGTAGAAAAAAGATCAGAGATTGTTAAATCTCCTGCAACTCTTCGTAGACAAATTAAAATTGAAACACATGCTATGATGGAGCCTTTATCCTCAGCAATGATAAATGAATCTCAAGTAACTGCTGGTACAGTAAAGGACATAAAAGAAACAcgtgaagaaaatagaaaagcagagaaaaacaacaacaacatacacCAAGATCCAGTAAACATTCCAGAATGCTTAAAGCCACATACAGTAAGTTTTAAGGTCCCTAAAATTGACCAGTCAGGGCTTACTCGTAGGTTTGAAGCATCTGAGCAAATAAGACGTACAAAAAAGGAACCAGTCACAGTAGTTGAAAGAGTAGACTATGAGAGTGTAGATGAAATGGATATGTTATTAGGGAAATCAGAGGACAATCCAGGATTTGATGTGAAATCAAAGAAAAGAGTTTTTGAAAGGGGTGGAATgaatagcaaaataaaacaagacaGAGACACATTTAGCAAGGATGAATTTGGACTGACATCTCTGGAGAATCAAAAGCAAAAAGATACCTTCAGAAACTCTCCTTATAGGCAGCCAAGAGACCCAGAGGAACGTATATCTTATAAACAAAAGCAATGTGCAGATAAAGAGCATTCATTTGAACCCCTGGTTTGCTTGGAAGCAAAGTGTCATACTGACCATGCTTCTGGTCTGGGTAGATTTGCCAACACAGTCACTGAATCAAGGATTGCCACCTCAACATCACAAAGTGCTGATGGTATGCAGTCAGGATTTGGCTTCAAGCATGCACCTCCAACATATGAAGATGTAATCTCAGGACACATTTTGGATATTTCTGCTGCTGATTCACCAGAAGAACTACTTAGGAATTTTCAGAAGACGTGGCAGGAAAGTGAAAGAGTGTTTAATAGTCTTGGCTACACAGTCTCAGATGCTTCTGAAGCTGAAGTGAGAAGTAGCTTCCACCAGGAATCAGCATTTATCAGTG aAACTGCAACTTCAGGACAAGGAAACATGCATACTTTGTCAAAAGAAAGTTTATCCAATGGAATGTCTAGTTGTCAACAAGCAAATCTTTCATAA